GTTTTCATTTAACATAAAATCAGTGACAGTTTAATGACTGGACAAAAATCATAGCTGTTTCCTTGGTTCACTACATGACTCATCGAATTCAATAAAGCTCATCATGTGATCATGATCAGTTAAAAACTGTATTCCAGCTATCAGTTCAGCTTCGGTCAATTAATGTATTTACTGATGATCATATGGAGGTCTTTTTGGCGCATATCAGGTCCTCGTTGTACACCACGCTCCACATCCTGAGCAGCTCCTGCGCGCTCAGTTTGTGCACCACAATGAGGCTTTTATAAAAGCATGGCTCGCTGTTCATGGGGCTCACCCTGCGTCTGGTGATGCCAAAGGTCCTGAAGCCCGGGTGCATGACTGGGGCCAAGTGAAGCTTCTGCAGACACATCCCCAAAAACACATCGTCGATCGGGTACAACTCCAGGTCCTCCGAGACCACAAAGAGCTTCCTGGCCATTTGGGAGGACATCAGAAACCCCCCACCTCCAACATAAGGGGGATATGGCTTATCGTACAGCTCTTTGGGTATGTAGTATTTGCTCTGCCGGTTTCGGATAGGGATCGCCTTGGAGATGGTGTCCCCAATAAACAAGTCGGCTTCCTTGTGCTCCTCCACCTTGAAGCCGATGAGCTCCAGCAGGTTGTGCGTGTTCACGAACACATCGTCGTCTCCTTTGAATATGAACTGCACATCAGAGCAGTAGATGTTAAACCATTTGAGAAAGTTCACCTCTTTCAGTGTCAGGTTGAAGAAGGTGTCCATAAAGTCCCACTGGAGGATGTCCCCGTAGATCCTGTCCTCGTACTCGATCAGTTTCTGGAGGTTCTTGGTGTCTTTGCCTGTCGTCGGACTTCCCAAAAGAAATAAAGTCTTGATTTTCTTCCCACCCAGCGTGTGCTCCTTACCCCAGGTTTTACGCACCGCCTCCCGCCGGTCGTGCTGCTCGATAACGGACTTCACCACCATGAGGAGGTGCACCTCTCCATCCGTGCATTTCTCCGGGTGGTTGAGGATCATGGGGAAGTACCTGCAGTGTCTGTGCAGAACAAACTGGTGAAATCTAGGGTCCAAGCGCCGGAACCAGTCTTGGTTCTTCACCGACGCGTCCTCGCTGCAGTTGATAACCTGCGCGTCCCAGAGAGCCGGAGTCCGATTGGAGACCCGTTGCGCATCCAAATCGTTGCCAATCGCTGGAGTGTCCGAGTTCACCAAACTATTTTTCACGACTCCCTTCTTGAATGAAAAACACTCGGAGCCGCACCAGGAGGTATCCCTCATGTGTTTGACTCCCACTCCATCCTTTTCTGCCACTTTCAGCTTGTGGATCATGAGAAAAGACGCAAACACCAGAGACAGGCTCAGCAGGGGTTTTAGCAGACCGACCCGCTTTCTCCGAAAAAGGTTATCCATGGCTCTCACAGACCCTCAGACGATGAACCTTTTGCCTTCATAGTTTTTCACAACTGTGCGTCCGTCCCTGATCAATTGGTCCCCATAGGTCGCGTCCCCGACTACGTGAGAGCGCTGACACTGAAGTGGCCCCGGGGCATCCTTTGCCCATGACGGCGCTTAGTGGAGTCACATGTCGCCTCTCGGCGCAGAGAGGTGATGCATGATACGCAATATGCCCTGCAGCCTCtacctctcctttttctttttctctgcccTCCGTCTATCACAGACAAACTGGAGACCTGTTGCACGAgacctctctctccccaccccTCTCACCCAATATCTCCTCCCCCCTAATGATCCACACTGATCTGGATCAGCAGGCTTTCCATTTCTCACACACCAGGTGTCCACCCCTATGGAAGCCAGGGCatcaagatagatagatagatagatagatagatagatagatagatagatagatagatagatagatagatagatagatagtcacAAATTCAATACAACGGGAATTATTCAGAAATAGTGTAAACAtccaacttttaaaaagtttattaaaCGTTACACACTGCATAATATGGTTATGTACAACTTAACCAGGGAGTGCACAGCAAAGGCATAATAAAAAAGGTCACTGATTTCACGGCAGCGTTATACCAATAAGAAATATTTGCTTTAATTgacaaacaatcaaaaaatgGTATCCATACAGGATAGAAATGCGCAGAAATGTACAGGTGTTCTGCTCTGAATCTTTtcagaattttaaaataaatatttaatctaatTGTGACACTCCGAACTTTTTTCCCCAATATAACGGTTCAACTATCTCAGTGTATTATTAGAAAGAGTACAACATCTAATTGGAAAAGCAACTTGACAAGTTTTACAACAGGATACCTCAGCATCATGCAGCATTCTTTACGCTCCCACACAGGCGGATTTGGAAACTCTCTCCCGCCACCTTGTGGACATTGTGTGGAATAACGTCACCTCACATGACTCAGTTGAAACTAAAATAATCAGAAGTGAACTAAAAACAGCATTATTCTCACACACTTTTCACACTCACACGGACACATGTGGACCTGTCATCACATGTAATGTGCGTTTACGTTTATGAGGGACcatgtacaataaaaaaacataaatgttgccATTTCATGCATTGTACCAGAGTTAGCCTCAGGCTGATTTACATCcgcaaaaacaataacaacaaaaaaactaacaaaaaaactaacaaaaaaaaacaaacaaaaaaaacaaaacaaaaacaaaacaaaaaaacctcacGAGCTGCGTCAAGCGCACGAGTGAGCGAGCGCGCAAAAAGCGGAAAATGTGGGGTtgccctttcaaaataaaagaattccATAAGCACGAAAACTACGCATGTGTGTATTAAGCttgagaaacattaaaatcacgAATCGTCGTGTTACAGTGAACGCATACAAACAAAGCTTGTGAATAAAACACCCAGTCAAAGGGAGTACAGACGAGATGATTTGACCTCTGACTGAACCTTAGCCGACCGGAAACCACACTGAGCGAGGCGACGACGCCACATATCGTTCAATTACACCACTTGTTTGTAGCTAGCAGCCAAAGCCGGCTGCCCTGAACGCTAACAACGAACAAGGTAGACCAAACTTTAAATATCAGGAAAAAACCCACAGACACATTACACCGGCAAATGGTGCACAAGGTAAGTGTTTAACCAGGTTATTGACGACAGACAGCTAGTATCCGATAGCTCGTAGCTATCACGCTAGCTTTATTAGCTCGTAGTCGATATGTCGACGTCGTTTTTCCGGCTCTAGTTAAATCTGAGCTGTTTCCGTAAGCTGCAGGTTTGTGGTGTAAGCACAGCATGGATAAGGTGGCACATTTGTAGATGAAGATGTGACCCACCGTACTCTCATCTTTATTATTAACCGGCGATACATGAGAGTATAAATTGTCGACAGCTCAGTCACTTTACTGGACAAACAGAGGTTGTTTTAACAGTAACAAACAATTATAACTAAACTCGGCTAAAACAGCGTAAATGTACCGTTCATTGAGTAAAAGCCTGGAGTCATGTCGTGGTGTTAAATCGACAAACTTTTGGGTGGAGTTTGGTTGTTGGAGGGTAATCTGAAGACAagatgtcttttaaaaaaaacatcattaaaccACGTGTTGTCACTGATAAGGTTAGGTGGTTAGGTATAGAGCAGAGGTCAGTATAATAATGTCACTTTGCTGACACATGTGCAGCAGAGATGTGACTAAAAGTATGCATAACATCCTTAATGTGCTAAAGGCAGCCACACAGGATGGACATACCATCTGAGAGAAGCCAGCTTTATGTGTCTGCTGCCGCGAAACACTTCTAACATCTCCATGCTGTTGGAGTTAGACTGTGAAGCTGGCTCACAGGGCCTGTGTTTTGGAAAGTTAATCAGTGAACAGTTGTTAAGCAGGGGCCTCGGATGTGCTGGTATGATGACAGCTGCCTCCCTGCTGATCGAAATCATGTTGACTGGTTGCTATAAAAGCCTCAAAAGGATTAAAACGCACCCCATTGTGCTGCTTTGCAGATGTCTCGTCAACTTGGCAGCCTGAAGCccagaaagaggaaaagcagTGGTGAGGTCAAGAGCTCCAGAAAGGTTTGTGTTAACACGTATGATAGATAAACTGAGTGTATCACTTATGTGGAGTAATGTGTTAGGCTTGCTATTGAAAACGTGTGTTGTGAAATTTAAAGTTGACTGTAGCAGACTGTAACATCATcccaacagttttttttttaacttggcGTCACCAGGCTTCTGCTACAAGGAGGAGATGTGTGAGAAGTCCAAAGACACACTTGGCATCGGAGAGCAACGCAGCAGTCAGTGGTTACAGTAAAGCAGACGGTCCTTCGGAGAGACTCTCTCGCATCAGCTGCGAGTGCCACCAGTCTGCAGGCAGGAAGAGATGCTCGGCTTCACCAGAGCCCGAAGGACAGGAGGGCAAAGAAAACGAGCTGAGGATGGGGCTGGGTTTGGACAGCTGCAGGGTAAACGGCACCTTGGACAAACAAGAGCCAGAGGACATGGAGTGTGAAGAAACTGGCAAAAATCTGTTCCCGGATGACGACAGTAATCAGATTCTTCCCGTGGAGCAGTTCTTTGGGAACTTGGATGCTGTACAGGTGAGACAGTTTGGATTATCTCCACAACAGGGACAAACAGAGGCTCAGGTTGGATTAAATTGCCTTGTTGTGGTGCAGAGGAAACATTTCCCAGCTGACGGCCGATTTAGGAGCGGAGGCCGACTTAACATAGATAAAGCAGCTCTCAGATCTGTTGTGTTCTAGTTGAGCTCAACTGCGACTGCTTGTGGCGCCAACTGTTTAATGAATTACAAATTTTTCCACAGGACTTTCCCCAGAGATCGTCAGCGACCTCCACCCGCATTCACAGGGAGAACAGGAGGCGGCATTACTATGCGCGAGAGGACAGCGATGAAGAGGAAGCGGGCCTGGGCAGTATGCAGCAGGACGACAGAGGGGACACTTAGCGAAGAATGACTGTGTTGGACTCAGACTTGTGCCTCTAAGCACAAAACACATCTAGATTAGACTACCTTTTTAGATGTTGCGTTCAATCAACCCTAAAATTTGTCACAAAtatacagtctgtgtgaaaCGACGCTCGTGAGTCGCTGGCGATGAAATTGCCTCCTGCGATGTAAGTAACCCGTCGTTGAAGCTGCTGTCGGCTGACCATCACTTACAGACAAGTCAATATTATCTGGGTATACTGTACTTGCCTTAAACCTGCCTCCAGTACCCACGTCATTTGCTGAAGTGATCGGACAAAAAGTTGAGCATCAGACATATTTATGACTTTAACACTTTCTTGATGGTAGTGTTCAATTTTGACCTGACAAGGACTGtccacacacaacaaaaatgcTAATTTGAAGcctgaatattttatttcatttttttttaaaacatggatACAGTAACGAGGTTAATATAGTCACATGTGCAGGAGTGcttgcttttattatttattgctgaatttctgctcacacacacacatcaccggTTCAGTCATCTTTGGTCTCACCTGGAGGGTGTGTTGGCACGACATTTTTTAGGCACATCGGTCCACGTAACATACATAATGCTACATCATATGAACGCTTGAGGAAGCTCATGTTTTTCaattgtaaattgtaaaattCCCCACGTTGACAGGTGTCAACTTCCCCACTATGAACGAGATGAGGAAGGAGGGTACGCGCGTGCCAAAGAGCAGTTCCATAATGAGCTTCTAATGTCACAAATTCATTGTTTAACATGAATGAGCCATTGTTCACCAAGTGTCTAATATTCCTCCTCACCACATATTTGTGTGCTCATTTTGGCAGCTGCTTCACAAACAACACATCCGTCTGCGTGTGTGTACTGCACATGTATCAGTGCAACTAGTCATTTTCCTGATTGATTTGCaaatataacacatttttaaaagaaagacaacCTAAAGACATTAACGTTACTGATGCATCTTCAGTGTAGATGAACTGAGGTTAACAGTAATTGCACTTTTGCTGTGCACATCTTGTAATATTTTGTATATAGCTGATTATTCCGATCATCcaatcaaatgtttgttatattttttactgCCTTATTTATGCAAAATGCTTTTCATAGTCTTCTATGCAACTCTCTGAGTGAGCGAATGCCTCGTCCATCAAGCAGTCATTGTAATCGATTCATGCGTTTTACATCATTGTGCCAACGCgaagaacaaataaatgtttttcatgatttcagggtttgtttcagtgtgatgACTTGTGTTTAACAGCCTGCTGTCAGTCTGTATTAACGCTCTGCAGGCTGCACCGGCTCAGAAATATCataacaggtttaaaaaaaacaaacaaagtgaggTAAAAGGACAAATTCAGCTTGTTGTGGACCTGAGATCATCATTCACAGAACTGATTGTCTAATATTGTTGTCAGAGTTCATACAAACACTAATTTTTCAAAAGTGAAATATTCACAGCAAACGCCTCTTCTTCCCTACGACCTTCTGCTTTCCTTTCTGCGTGTTACCGGCTCGTCTAAAAATCTCCTTGGTGTCACACTGCAGGTTGTGAGCTCCTTTCTTGTGGCACACGATGTGAACTAGCTTTAGGTTTTCCCTGGTGAACAGCATGCGGTAGAAGTAGTTCAGGTTGACGTCAACACTCTTGTGATTCTGTAGAGCGTCCAGCAGAGCGGGAATGACCGTCCTCTTCTTTTCAATCCTggacacaagaagaagaaatatagTTGTATGATATCTTccaattaatatttaatgtaccGGTACCTCTACAGCTGCAGCGCCAATGAAACCCTCAAACTTTGTTTATATCAGATCAGATCACTGCCTACCAATGCAGGATCTGACTCTTCAGCATAGTCTGGAAATGACTGGTTTATATGACGCCATATAATAATGCCCATCTTGCTAATTTATCTGATAACAAATGTAACTGATTTGTGTTTGAACTATTTCCATCAACTAGAACCTGCTTTATGCAACAAACTCCCATCATTCTGCCTTGTGGTACTTT
The sequence above is drawn from the Larimichthys crocea isolate SSNF chromosome XV, L_crocea_2.0, whole genome shotgun sequence genome and encodes:
- the b3gnt7l gene encoding UDP-GlcNAc:betaGal beta-1,3-N-acetylglucosaminyltransferase 7, like, coding for MDNLFRRKRVGLLKPLLSLSLVFASFLMIHKLKVAEKDGVGVKHMRDTSWCGSECFSFKKGVVKNSLVNSDTPAIGNDLDAQRVSNRTPALWDAQVINCSEDASVKNQDWFRRLDPRFHQFVLHRHCRYFPMILNHPEKCTDGEVHLLMVVKSVIEQHDRREAVRKTWGKEHTLGGKKIKTLFLLGSPTTGKDTKNLQKLIEYEDRIYGDILQWDFMDTFFNLTLKEVNFLKWFNIYCSDVQFIFKGDDDVFVNTHNLLELIGFKVEEHKEADLFIGDTISKAIPIRNRQSKYYIPKELYDKPYPPYVGGGGFLMSSQMARKLFVVSEDLELYPIDDVFLGMCLQKLHLAPVMHPGFRTFGITRRRVSPMNSEPCFYKSLIVVHKLSAQELLRMWSVVYNEDLICAKKTSI
- the cxvh1orf174 gene encoding UPF0688 protein C1orf174 homolog, which translates into the protein MVHKMSRQLGSLKPRKRKSSGEVKSSRKASATRRRCVRSPKTHLASESNAAVSGYSKADGPSERLSRISCECHQSAGRKRCSASPEPEGQEGKENELRMGLGLDSCRVNGTLDKQEPEDMECEETGKNLFPDDDSNQILPVEQFFGNLDAVQDFPQRSSATSTRIHRENRRRHYYAREDSDEEEAGLGSMQQDDRGDT